In one window of Syngnathus typhle isolate RoL2023-S1 ecotype Sweden linkage group LG7, RoL_Styp_1.0, whole genome shotgun sequence DNA:
- the LOC133157251 gene encoding histone H3-like centromeric protein A, with amino-acid sequence MRHNSSSNRRKGGNPRRRPPQPLPGPSSGVQCTSSAASPRRRHPPQSPRRASPRGRRPPQSRQPGPSGNTQPPAPPPRRRRYRPGTKALMEIRKFQKSTELLIRKAPFSRLVREVCQSYGRSALRWQVFALMALQEAAEALLVLLFSDANLCAIHAKRVTIFPGDLQLARRIRGQDF; translated from the exons ATGCGCCACAACTCCTCGTCCAACCGAAGAAAAGGCGGCAATCCACGCCGCCGTCCTCCGCAGCCACTGCCTGGGCCATCCTCCGGTGTGCAATGCACATCCTCTGCGGCATCCCCCAGACGGCGCCACCCGCCACAGTCACCGCGGAGGGCATCCCCCAGAGGGCGCCGCCCGCCGCAGTCACGGCAGCCGGGTCCATCTGGGAATA CTCAGCCACCTGCGCCGCCGCCCAGGAGGCGAAGGTACCGGCCAGGGACCAAGGCCCTAATGGAGATCCGCAAGTTCCAGAAGAGCACAGAGCTCCTCATCAGGAAAGCGCCCTTCTCTCGCCTG GTCCGTGAGGTGTGCCAGTCATATGGCAGAAGTGCCCTCAGATGGCAGGTCTTCGCCCTGATGGCGCTTCAGGAG GCGGCTGAGGCCTTATTGGTGTTGCTGTTCTCTGATGCCAACCTGTGCGCCATCCACGCCAAGCGGGTCACCATTTTTCCCGGCGATCTCCAGCTGGCCCGACGGATCCGCGGACAAGATTTCTGA